CCCCGCACTTGGTCTGCGCCGGCGCGGCGGACGCCATCGAATTTTACAAGAAGGCCTTCAATGCCGTGGAACTGGGGAGAGTGCCGGGACTAGGAGGCAAACTCCTCCATGCCCATATCCGAATCGGTGATTCGGCCGTCCTGCTTGTCGATGAATTTCCCGATTGGCATTCGTTCGGGCCGAAGTCCCTCAAGGGTTCGCCGGTCACGATCCATCTGTATGTCCAGGACGTGGACGCGTGCTTCAAACAAGCCGTGGCAGCCGGGGCGAAAGTGACGATGCCGGTTGAAGACACGTTCTGGGGGGATCGCTACGGTAAACTCGAAGACCCCTTCGGGCACCACTGGTCGGTCGCCACGCACGTTCGCGATGTGAAGCCGGAAGAACTGCAAGCGGCGGCGCGGAAGGCTTGCGGGTAAGGAGCCTGTCCGGACCATGGCCTTCGACCGCGGCGAACGATCGGCGGCTATCCGCTCCACCGAAGGGGCCGCTCGCCTGCATGAGGATTGTCCAAGCGCATCGTTTCAGCGACGGTGCGCATCACTCGATCACAAGGAGGCGCCTATGCGTTTCGTATCCACTATATTCATGTGTGTGTGCCTGCTGGTCATG
The DNA window shown above is from Nitrospira tepida and carries:
- a CDS encoding VOC family protein yields the protein MSQPQVKPIPDGMHTVTPHLVCAGAADAIEFYKKAFNAVELGRVPGLGGKLLHAHIRIGDSAVLLVDEFPDWHSFGPKSLKGSPVTIHLYVQDVDACFKQAVAAGAKVTMPVEDTFWGDRYGKLEDPFGHHWSVATHVRDVKPEELQAAARKACG